The Candidatus Zixiibacteriota bacterium genomic interval TTCGGTCGGCATCAGGTTGGCGGCCTCGGGCATCATCGGCTGCGCCGACTTGAACGCCTCGCGGACTTCGATCGGTTCGGGTCTCGGCTCGGCGCGGTGGATCGGATGCGCGGTCATCGATTCTTCCGGGAACAACGACATGACTTTGCCCGGCCGGGCGCTTTCCTTTTTCGGTTCGGGTTCGGCTTTGGGCATCGGGCGCGACTCGCCGATACCGGTCGCGATCACGGTGACCCGCATCTGGTTGGTCATGGACGGATCAATCACGGCGCCGAAGATGATGTTGGCGTCGGGACCGGCTTCGTCGTAGATGAGCGAGGTGGCGGTGTTGACGTCGAACAAGGTCATATCTTCGCCGCCGGTGACATTGATGAGGACGCCTTTCGCCCCGGAGATCGAGGTATTTTCGAGCAGTGGCGAGGAGATAGCCTGTTGGGCGGCTACGGTGGCTTTGTCCTCTCCCTCACCGGCGCCGGTTCCCATGAGGGCGTCACCCATTTCTCTCATGATCGTGCGCACGTCGGCGAAGTCGCAGTTGATCAGGCCGGGGACGGTGATCAAATCGGAGATACCTTTCGTGGCCTGATGGAGCACCTCGTCGGCAATAGCGAACGCCTCGGTGAAGGTCGTTCGTTTGTCGACGATTTCGAGAAGGCGCTCGTTGGGGATGGTGATGAGGGTATCGACTTTGGATTTGAGTTCGGCGAGTCCGCGTTCGGCCTGTTCGATTCGTCTGCGTCCTTCGAAGCGGAAGGGTCGGGTTACGATCGCGACCGTGAGCGCGCCCGCCGCTTTAGATACTTCCGCGACAGCGGGCGCCGCCCCCGTCCCGGTACCCCCGCCCATGCCGGCCGTAATGAAAACCAGATTGGGACGTCCCAGCGCCTCTTCCACGGCCGTCCGGCTTTCCTCGACTGCCCGTCGGCCGATGTCGGGGTTGGCTCCGGCGCCGAGACCGCCGGTGAGTTCAGTTCCGATTTGAACACGTTTCTCCGCCTTGTTTTGGTCCAGTACCTGGGCATCAGTGTTAATGGCAACAAAGTCCACGCCTTTGAGTTCCGAAGCGATCATGCGGTTGATAGCGTTGCCCCCGGCGCCCCCGACTCCGACAACCTTGATCTTGGCGTAGCCGACGAAGTCTTCGGCAAAGGTGAAGGTGTGCTTGTGATCCGTCATTGTGTGTTCCTCCATGAACCATCCATATGACTTAGAATTGCTTGGATATCCAGTTTTCGAGGCGGCGCAGCCATCCGCCGACCGCCGACCTCCTGCTTTCGGCGACAGGCTCGTGCGTGGCGCCATAGAGCGCCAGTCCCAGCGCGGCCGCGTATCTATTTGAGTTCAGGTCGTCCGGAACATGAGCCAGGCCCCCGATAGTGCCGAGCCGCACCGGCATATCGAACATCTGTTCCGCCAACTCGAGGGTGTGCGGAAGCAAGGCGCCGCCGCCGGTCAGGACCAGCCCGCCGGTCAATTGATCGGTGCGCACCGCCTTTTTGAGTTCGCGCGCCACCAGCGAGAGAATCTCCTCCATGCGCGGTTCGATAATCGAGGCGAGCACGTTGCAGGAGATTTCCCGGGACGGTCGTCCGGCCATTCCCTCCACGAAGATCATCTCCTCCGGGTCGACTTTCGATGCGAGTGCGGAGCCGTGACTGATTTTCAGCGCTTCGGCCTGCTCCACCGACGTCCGCAGCCCGATAGCGATATCGTTGGTCACGTTACGCGAGCCGAGGGAAACCACCGCCGTGTGACGGATGGCGCCGTCGTGAAACACCGAGAGATTGGTGATATCACCGCCGATATCGATGATTGCGGTGCCGTGATCGGAATCGCGCTCGTCGAGCAGAATCTGAAAAAGGGCCAGCGACTCAAGGACCATGTGATCGATCGTGAGATCGCAGCGTTCGAGAGCGCGGTAGATGTTTTTTGCCGACGTCACCGACGCCGTGACGATATGAGCTTCGACTTCGAGCCGCACGCCCGACATGCCGACCGGGTCTTTGATGCCGACCTCATCGTCGACGGAATACACCTGGGGGATCACGTGGATGATCTCACGGTCGACCGGTATTGCTACCGTGCGAGCAGCGTCGATCGCCCGCGCGACATCAGAAGCGAGAATCTCGTTGTCGGCGCGACCGACAGCGACCACGCCGTGGCTGTTGATGGACCGGATGTGCTCGCCCGCGATGCCCACGGTCACCGAGTCAATGGTGGTGCCGGTCACCATTTCGGCGTCCTGGACGGCCTGCCGAATGGACTTGACGGTTTTGTCCATATCGACGACCACGCCCCTGCGCAGACCCTCGGCAGGCGCCTGTCCGGCGCCGAGCACATAGACGCCGCCGGATCGATCAGCCGAGACGACAACGGCTTCAATCTTGGTGGTGCCGATATCGAGGGCGGCGACAATGGTCTCATCAGACATGCTAGCGTCCCTTCACACTGCAGACGATCTGGTTTTCGAAGCGAAGATCGATGACACGGGTGGAGTCCAGATCGGGCGTGAAATTATGAACGAACCGCACGAACCGTTCGAGTTGATCGTAGACGTCGGCGGCATTCACCCAGAGCCGGCTGTCCAGGCCGGCCAGTGAAACGACGAGGAAGTCCGGCTGTGCGAAATCGACCTCGGTGATTACCCGGTACAGATCGGCGTGCTCGTCGCGAAGGCGCTGCAGATCGTCGAGCACGATCGGCACTCGAACATCGCGGCACGGCTCAAACATATCCTCGACCCGGGCATTGACCAGCACGGGGCGCTCCCAGTCGTCCCAGTGGTCGGGAATGGCCACAACGCGCGCCTGCCGATCCAGGCCATACAGCTTGCCGGTTTTCTCGGACAACACGAAGCTGGCCGGCGTGAAAGAATTGGTAATGATTTCCAACCCGTTCGGGATGGCGAACCGGATATCAACCCGACGGACATCCTTGTCGCGCAGGAGGGCACGCGCAATCGAGTCAAGGGGTTGCCGCACCACGCTGCGCTCGGAGTGAAGGCCGAACCGGCGGTCGAAGTTGTCGACGGTCCGGCCGTCAAGCGTGACAGCCTGCAGGTCGCATATGCCGGTGTAGTGCACGGCACCGACCAGCATCGCCAGCGCGAGAGTGACGGCGCCAAGGACGTATTTTACGCGAGGCGAAAAAGTCATGACTGCGATGTAATCCTTTCCAGCACCGGTTTGCGAATGTGAGTGATGGAACCCGCGCCGATTATGACGATCGTATCACCCGGTCTCGCCATGCCGACGACCTCGTCTATCGCGTTCTCCTTTTTGCCGACATACGTGAAGTTGCGGTGTCCCTGCCGCAGGGCTTCTTCACGAATCGAATCCGAGGTCACGCCCGGCATCGGCAATTCCCGCGCCGGGTAAATGTCCGTGAGAATGCAGTGGTCGGCGCGGCTGAGCACATCGGCGAACTCACGCAGGAAGTGTTTCGTTCGGCTGAAGAGGTGCGGCTGGAAGACTGCGATGATCCGGCCGCTGAAGTTGGTTCGCGCGGTATCGAGGGTAGCCGCGATTTCGGTCGGATGGTGCGCGTAATCATCGATCACGGTGACACCGTGCGCCGTGCCGATCAGTTCGAAGCGGCGGCCGACACCATTAAACTGGCGAAGCGCATCGGCGATGTTCTCGAAGGAGACATCGAGTTCGCGTGCGGCAGCAGTGGCGGCAAGGGCGTTGGCGACATTGTGCCGGCCCGGAACGCGGAGAATGATTTCTCCAAGCAGGTCGCCTCGGCAGTAGACCGAGAAGGTCGTTCGTCCGGGTTCCTGTTTGATCTCGACGGCGCGGTAGTCGGCATCGGTGGCAAAGCCGAACGTGGCAAACGGGCGGGTGATTCTGCCGCGCAGCGAGGAGAGGTTCGGGTCATCGGCCGAGATAATCGCCGAGCCGTAAAACGGCACGCGGTTGATATAGGAAAGGAACGCGCCGCGCAGATCGTCCATGTCCGAGTAACAGTCAAGGTGATCGGCCTCAATGTTCAGCACGACCGCCATACTGGGAAACATCGCGAAAATCGACCGGTCGTACTCGTCGACTTCGGCCACGAGGTAGTCTCCCTCGCCGAGCGAGGCCCCGGTGCCGAGTTCCGCCACGACGCCGCCGACGATGAGTGTCGGGTGCAGTGAAGCCTGGCGGAGAATCTTGCCGATCATCGACGTGGTCGTGGTCTTGCCGTGGGTCCCGGCCACCCCGACCGAGAATTTCAGGCGCATGAGTTCCCCGAGCATCTCGGCGCGTTTGATGACCGGGATACCGAGCCGACGGGCCTCGACCACCTCGGGATTGTTTTCACCGACCGCCGAGGAAATCACGACGACGTCGATATCGGAGATGTTGGCGGCGCGATGTTCCGCGGCAACCTTGATACCGATCGACTGCAGGTAATCGGTGACCTCACTCGGCGTGGTATCCGAGCCGGAAATCTCGTACCCGAGATTCTTCAGGATCTCGGCGATACCGGACATGCCGGCGCCGCCGATACCGACGAAGAAGAGCCGTTTGAATCGTCCGAACATCATAGTGTCACGCACAAACCGTTTGGCTTTAGGGGTAATCGACGCATCACGTCTCACCGTCGCCTCCTGTTGTCGGCGCCTGTTGAATCATCTCGATAATCCGTTTTGCGATAATATCCACCGCCGGTTCCGGCCGGACCGTTGATGCCAGCGCCCGGCGCATTCGCTCGGCCGACCCGTCCGCAAGCAGTGTCACGGCACGGTCCAGCGGGTTGACGAGATCAAGATCTTTCTGGGCGATAACGATCGCGCCTCCGCGCGCAGCGTATTCCTCGGCGTTCTTGCGCTGGTGATCCCCGGCCGCGTGCGGGTACGGTATCAGAATCGACGGCAGCCCGCACGCTTCCAGCTCGGCGATGGTCAGAGCGCCCGCGCGTGCGACGGCGATATCGGCCGCCGCGTACACGAGTTCCATGCGGTCGCTGAACGGAAACACGGCAAGCTTGCCGGAGTAATCCGCGAGCCTGCTTTTCACTTCGTCGTAATCGCCGCGGCCGGTCTGCCAGAGCACCTGGTATGCGTCAGTCAGCGGCGCGTGTTCGACGTATGACAGGATTGCCTGGTTGACGGGCCGCGAGCCCTGCGAGCCGCCGATTATCAGTATGGTCTTCCTGGTCGGGTCGAGTGCGAAGTGACGGAGCGCGTCGATGCGGTCGCCCCTGTTGATGGTGGTTCGCACGGGGTTGCCACTTACGGTCACGCGGCCGCGCGCTTTTATGAGGGAGCCGGCCCCGCCGAAGCCGAGGAAGACGTGGGTGGCGTGCGGGGCCAGCTTTCTCGTGGTGATCCCGGGGAACGAATTCTGTTCCTGAATAACGGTCGGGATACTGCGCAAGGCTGCAACTCGAACGACGGGCAGGGCGACATATCCGCCCGTCCCGATGACGACATCCGGTTGCAATCGGCTGATGAGGCGCCAGGCCGTGATTATCGCGCCGATCAACACGAACGGCACCAGCAGATTTTTCAGGGTGAGCGAGCGAACAAGACCACGGATATTGACGATGTGCAACGGATACCCGAGTGATTCGCGAATTCGGTACTCGATCCCTCGGCGTGTTCCCGCGAAGTGAATGTCCACGGGGTAACGGCCGCGCAGCAGTTCGCTGATACGATCGGCGATTGCGATTGCCGGGTACAGGTGTCCGCCGGTCCCGCCGCCCGCAAACAGGAGTGTGGCTTTCCGTGGCGTGGTCATTGCACCACCCTCCGAGACAGGTTCAGCAGCACGCCGACGGCGGCGCTTGACATCAACAGCGACGAACCGCCATAGGAAATGAACGGCAGGGGCAGCCCGGTCACCGGCAGAATAGCGGTCACGACACCGATGTTTATGGCGATGCTGACGAAGAGCGACCAGGACATCCCCGCGGCCAGCAGATAGCCGAACTTGTCCGGCTGTGCGGCCGCAATCTTAAATCCGCGCCAGAGAATGTATGCGAACAGCGCGAGTATGCACAAAAGACCGATCATACCCAGCTCTTCACCGATGGCCGCGAATATGAAGTCAGTGTGGGGGTACGGCAGAAAGAATAATTTTTGGCTTCCGTTACCGAGGCCGACGCCGAGCAGTCCGCCGGAGCCGAGTGTGAGCGCCGCCTGCTTGACCTGGTAGCTTCCCTGCAGCGGATCCTGAATCGACGCCATGTAATCTATGATGCGAGCCCTCTTGTAGCCGATGACGAATACCATGAACGACGCCAGGCAGATGGCAGGCAAGACGGCGACGGCAAGGTGCTTGATACGCGCACCGGCGAGGAAGAAGATGCCGACCGTGCTGATTGTCATCACGATGACCATCCCCAAATCGGGCTCCATCGCAATAAGCAGCAGTCCGAGCCCGATGATCGGCAGGTAGGGATAGAGCAAATCCTTCACCTGCGTGATATTGCGTTTCGGGTTCGACAAGCTGAAGGCGAAGTATACGATCATGAGAAACCGAAAGAGCTCCGACGGCTGCAGGCTGAATCCGAAAAGGAACAGCCATCGCTGCGAGCCGTTGCGGGCGGGCATGGTGAACACCAGCGCCAGCAGCAGCAACGTGACCAGCAGGGCCGGGGCGGAATAGACGGCGAGCCTCGGGAGATCGAGCCGGGCAATGAGGAAGATCGCGGCCGCCGACAACAGCACCCAGATGAACTGCTGTTTGAAGAAATACATTTGCGAACCAAACCGGCCGGCTGCGATGATGGAGGAGGTCGAGTAGACCATCACCAGGCCGATGAGCAGCAGCAGGCCGTATGCCGCGAGGAGGCGTTCATCAAACGGCCGTTTACCCGTGGAGCGTTTCATTTTTCTTCTTG includes:
- the ftsZ gene encoding cell division protein FtsZ, which produces MTDHKHTFTFAEDFVGYAKIKVVGVGGAGGNAINRMIASELKGVDFVAINTDAQVLDQNKAEKRVQIGTELTGGLGAGANPDIGRRAVEESRTAVEEALGRPNLVFITAGMGGGTGTGAAPAVAEVSKAAGALTVAIVTRPFRFEGRRRIEQAERGLAELKSKVDTLITIPNERLLEIVDKRTTFTEAFAIADEVLHQATKGISDLITVPGLINCDFADVRTIMREMGDALMGTGAGEGEDKATVAAQQAISSPLLENTSISGAKGVLINVTGGEDMTLFDVNTATSLIYDEAGPDANIIFGAVIDPSMTNQMRVTVIATGIGESRPMPKAEPEPKKESARPGKVMSLFPEESMTAHPIHRAEPRPEPIEVREAFKSAQPMMPEAANLMPTEPHPVRSGGNGNGNGTHHGPRVPIFSQEDLEIPAYIRRLDDNR
- the murG gene encoding undecaprenyldiphospho-muramoylpentapeptide beta-N-acetylglucosaminyltransferase is translated as MTTPRKATLLFAGGGTGGHLYPAIAIADRISELLRGRYPVDIHFAGTRRGIEYRIRESLGYPLHIVNIRGLVRSLTLKNLLVPFVLIGAIITAWRLISRLQPDVVIGTGGYVALPVVRVAALRSIPTVIQEQNSFPGITTRKLAPHATHVFLGFGGAGSLIKARGRVTVSGNPVRTTINRGDRIDALRHFALDPTRKTILIIGGSQGSRPVNQAILSYVEHAPLTDAYQVLWQTGRGDYDEVKSRLADYSGKLAVFPFSDRMELVYAAADIAVARAGALTIAELEACGLPSILIPYPHAAGDHQRKNAEEYAARGGAIVIAQKDLDLVNPLDRAVTLLADGSAERMRRALASTVRPEPAVDIIAKRIIEMIQQAPTTGGDGET
- the ftsA gene encoding cell division protein FtsA, which produces MSDETIVAALDIGTTKIEAVVVSADRSGGVYVLGAGQAPAEGLRRGVVVDMDKTVKSIRQAVQDAEMVTGTTIDSVTVGIAGEHIRSINSHGVVAVGRADNEILASDVARAIDAARTVAIPVDREIIHVIPQVYSVDDEVGIKDPVGMSGVRLEVEAHIVTASVTSAKNIYRALERCDLTIDHMVLESLALFQILLDERDSDHGTAIIDIGGDITNLSVFHDGAIRHTAVVSLGSRNVTNDIAIGLRTSVEQAEALKISHGSALASKVDPEEMIFVEGMAGRPSREISCNVLASIIEPRMEEILSLVARELKKAVRTDQLTGGLVLTGGGALLPHTLELAEQMFDMPVRLGTIGGLAHVPDDLNSNRYAAALGLALYGATHEPVAESRRSAVGGWLRRLENWISKQF
- the murC gene encoding UDP-N-acetylmuramate--L-alanine ligase, with protein sequence MRRDASITPKAKRFVRDTMMFGRFKRLFFVGIGGAGMSGIAEILKNLGYEISGSDTTPSEVTDYLQSIGIKVAAEHRAANISDIDVVVISSAVGENNPEVVEARRLGIPVIKRAEMLGELMRLKFSVGVAGTHGKTTTTSMIGKILRQASLHPTLIVGGVVAELGTGASLGEGDYLVAEVDEYDRSIFAMFPSMAVVLNIEADHLDCYSDMDDLRGAFLSYINRVPFYGSAIISADDPNLSSLRGRITRPFATFGFATDADYRAVEIKQEPGRTTFSVYCRGDLLGEIILRVPGRHNVANALAATAAARELDVSFENIADALRQFNGVGRRFELIGTAHGVTVIDDYAHHPTEIAATLDTARTNFSGRIIAVFQPHLFSRTKHFLREFADVLSRADHCILTDIYPARELPMPGVTSDSIREEALRQGHRNFTYVGKKENAIDEVVGMARPGDTIVIIGAGSITHIRKPVLERITSQS
- the ftsW gene encoding putative lipid II flippase FtsW encodes the protein MKRSTGKRPFDERLLAAYGLLLLIGLVMVYSTSSIIAAGRFGSQMYFFKQQFIWVLLSAAAIFLIARLDLPRLAVYSAPALLVTLLLLALVFTMPARNGSQRWLFLFGFSLQPSELFRFLMIVYFAFSLSNPKRNITQVKDLLYPYLPIIGLGLLLIAMEPDLGMVIVMTISTVGIFFLAGARIKHLAVAVLPAICLASFMVFVIGYKRARIIDYMASIQDPLQGSYQVKQAALTLGSGGLLGVGLGNGSQKLFFLPYPHTDFIFAAIGEELGMIGLLCILALFAYILWRGFKIAAAQPDKFGYLLAAGMSWSLFVSIAINIGVVTAILPVTGLPLPFISYGGSSLLMSSAAVGVLLNLSRRVVQ